The genomic segment CGCAAGCATTGCTGGAGTGGCTGAAGAGCTTGTGAGGGCTCCTCAGCCACCGACGAAGTTGCTCAGCCGCTGGCGCAGTTGCCGGTACTGACCCGCTTCGTCTGGGCCGCGCCGGTCTTGATCGCGTCGCGGGCCTCGTCCATCGTCAGGGCGTAGCCGGTGTCGGCGTCGTCGAGCGACTTGGCGAAGACCACGCCGACCACGTTGCCGGACGGGTCGAGCACCGGGCCGCCGGAGTTACCGGGACGCACGTTGACGTAGAGCGAGTAGACCTCGCGCACCGCGCCCTCGTTGCCGTAGATGTCTTCACCGCTGGCCCGGACGATCGAGCGGATCCGCGCCGGGGAGACCTTGAACGGCCCGTCGTTCGGGAAGCCGACCACCACCGCGTCGTCACCCCGCTCCAGGTCGCCGGTCATCGACAACGGTGCGACCCGCAGCCTCGGCACCGCCAGCACGGCCAGGTCGCGGATCGGGTCGAACGACACCACGCGCGCGGCGTAGACCGTGCCCTTGCCCCCGACCTGCACCCGCGGCTCTGCCACACCGGCCACCACGTGCGCATTGGTGACCACCCGCTGCGGGGCGATCACGGCGCCGCTGCCTTCCTGACCCCGGCCGCAGCTGTTGGCCTCACCGGTGATCTTCACGACCGCCCGGCGGGCCTTGGTCACGGCCTCGCTGTTCACCAGCGCCTGGTCAGGTGCCGTGACCGGGGTGATGTCTTCCGGCTCCACGCCCGCGAACACCCGCGGGAAGCTGCTGGAACCGACGACGTCGCGGAAGCGGTCGGCCACGCCGATG from the Kineosporia sp. NBRC 101731 genome contains:
- a CDS encoding MarP family serine protease; this translates as MIDIILVLIMLGYAISGFRQGLVVGVLSLGGFVGGAVLAMFVVPQLVTGLDPGTQRSIITLLAVIFTAWAGQFLGALLGGRIRQAVPEGGAVAIADHIIGAAAGVLAVALVLWFVAGAVRGGPSEQLSRTVAGSKVIRYIDDLVPTQLIGVADRFRDVVGSSSFPRVFAGVEPEDITPVTAPDQALVNSEAVTKARRAVVKITGEANSCGRGQEGSGAVIAPQRVVTNAHVVAGVAEPRVQVGGKGTVYAARVVSFDPIRDLAVLAVPRLRVAPLSMTGDLERGDDAVVVGFPNDGPFKVSPARIRSIVRASGEDIYGNEGAVREVYSLYVNVRPGNSGGPVLDPSGNVVGVVFAKSLDDADTGYALTMDEARDAIKTGAAQTKRVSTGNCASG